The following coding sequences are from one Saccharomyces eubayanus strain FM1318 chromosome VII, whole genome shotgun sequence window:
- the GCN5 gene encoding histone acetyltransferase GCN5 yields the protein MVAKHQVEKYQSDEATTDPEVKRVKLENDYEDTKPEEDGPNGKEATDKVNNGNFGKETERIGGSEVITDVEKGIVKFEFDGVEYTFKERPSVVEENEGKIEFRVVNNDNSKENMMVLTGLKNIFQKQLPKMPKEYIARLVYDRSHLSMAVIRKPLTVVGGITYRPFDKREFAEIVFCAISSTEQVRGYGAHLMNHLKDYVRNTSNIRYFLTYADNYAIGYFKKQGFTKEITLDKSVWMGYIKDYEGGTLMQCSMLPRIRYLDAGKILLLQEAALRRKIRTISKSHIVRPGLDQFRDLSNIKPIDPMTIPGLKEAGWTPEMDALAQRPKRGPHDAAIQNILTELQNHAAAWPFLQPVNKEEVPDYYDFIKEPMDLSTMEIKLENNKYQKMEDFIYDARLVFNNCRLYNGENTSYYKYANRLEKFFNNKVKEIPEYSHLID from the coding sequence ATGGTTGCAAAACATCAGGTTGAAAAGTATCAATCAGATGAGGCTACGACGGATCCGGAAGTCAAACGGgtaaaattagaaaatgacTACGAAGACACAAAACCAGAAGAGGATGGACCcaatggaaaagaagccACAGACAAAGTGAATAACGGAAATTTTGGGAAGGAAACAGAAAGAATTGGAGGATCTGAAGTCATTACAGATGTGGAAAAGGGGATTGTCAAATTCGAATTCGATGGTGTTGAATACACATTTAAAGAAAGACCCAGTGTGGTCGAGGAAAATGAAGGGAAAATCGAATTTAGGGTGGtaaataatgataattccaaagaaaacatgATGGTTCTTACAGGCttaaaaaacatttttcagAAGCAATTACCAAAGATGCCCAAAGAATATATTGCCAGGTTGGTTTATGACCGGAGTCATCTTTCAATGGCTGTCATTAGGAAACCATTGACTGTTGTAGGTGGTATAACGTATCGGCCCTTTGATAAGAGGGAATTTGCGGAAATTGTGTTTTGTGCCATTAGTTCCACAGAACAAGTTCGAGGTTATGGTGCGCATTTAATGAACCACTTAAAGGACTACGTCAGAAATACCTCTAATATAAGATATTTCTTGACATACGCGGATAATTATGCGATCGGTTATTTCAAGAAGCAAGGCTTCACAAAAGAGATCACCTTAGACAAAAGTGTATGGATGGGGTATATTAAAGATTACGAAGGCGGTACATTGATGCAATGCTCTATGTTACCGAGAATACGATATCTAGATGCAGGTAAGATCCTGCTACTCCAGGAAGCGGCACTACGAAGGAAAATAAGGACGATTTCTAAATCTCACATTGTAAGGCCCGGGCTAGACCAATTCAGAGACTTAAGCAATATCAAACCAATTGACCCGATGACTATTCCTGGTTTAAAAGAAGCTGGTTGGACCCCCGAAATGGACGCCTTGGCGCAACGTCCGAAACGTGGTCCTCACGATGCAGCAATACAGAATATCCTCACGGAATTACAAAACCATGCGGCGGCCTGGCCTTTCTTACAACCAGTTAATAAAGAAGAGGTGCCTGACTACtatgattttatcaaagaacCAATGGACTTGAGCACGATGGAAATaaaattagaaaacaataaatacCAAAAGATGGAAGACTTCATATATGATGCCAGGCTGGTATTTAATAATTGTCGACTGTACAATGGTGAAAACACATCTTACTACAAGTATGCTAATAGGTTGGAgaaattcttcaacaacaaagTTAAGGAAATACCCGAATATTCTCATCTGATTGATTAA
- the PUP2 gene encoding proteasome core particle subunit alpha 5, which produces MFLTRSEYDRGVSTFSPEGRLFQVEYSLEAIKLGSTAIGIATKEGVVLGVEKRATSPLLESDSIEKIVEIDRHIGCAMSGLTADARSMIEHARTAAVTHNLYYDEDINVESLTQSVCDLALRFGEGASGEERLMSRPFGVALLIAGHDADAGYQLFHAEPSGTFYRYNAKAIGSGSEGAQAELLNEWHSSLTLKEAELLVLKILKQVMEEKLDENNAQLSCITKEDGFKIYDDSKTAELIKELKEKEAAESPEEADVEMS; this is translated from the coding sequence ATGTTTTTAACTAGAAGTGAATATGATCGTGGTGTAAGCACATTTTCTCCAGAGGGTAGATTGTTCCAAGTTGAATACTCTTTGGAGGCTATCAAATTAGGATCTACAGCAATTGGTATTGCCACGAAAGAAGGTGTTGTACTTGGTGTTGAGAAGCGTGCCACCTCTCCACTATTAGAATCAGACTCCATCGAAAAAATTGTGGAGATCGATCGCCATATCGGTTGTGCAATGAGTGGGCTCACAGCAGATGCTCGTTCCATGATCGAGCATGCGCGTACCGCTGCAGTAACACACAATTTGTATTATGATGAAGACATCAATGTCGAATCCTTAACACAGTCAGTTTGTGATCTTGCTCTAAGGTTCGGTGAAGGTGCCTCTGGAGAGGAAAGACTGATGTCGAGACCATTCGGGGTTGCCTTATTGATCGCTGGTCATGATGCGGATGCTGGCTATCAGCTTTTCCACGCAGAACCATCTGGAACCTTTTACCGTTACAACGCTAAGGCCATCGGTTCTGGTTCTGAAGGTGCCCAAGCGGAACTTTTAAACGAGTGgcattcttctttaactttgaaagaagcTGAGCTTCTTGTTCTAAAAATCCTAAAGCAAGTcatggaagaaaaactagatgaaaacaatgCGCAATTGAGTTGTATAACAAAGGAAGACGGattcaaaatatatgaTGACTCAAAGACTGCTGAATTGATAAAGgaattgaaggaaaaagagGCCGCGGAAAGTCCAGAAGAAGCGGATGTTGAAATGTCATAA
- the ENO1 gene encoding phosphopyruvate hydratase ENO1, with the protein MAVSKVYARSVYDSRGNPTVEVELTTEKGVFRSMVPSGASTGVHEALEMRDGDKSKWLGQGVLHAVKNVNDVIAPAFVKANLDVKDQKAVDDFLLSLDGTANKSKLGANAILGVSMAASRAAAAEKNVPLYKHLADLSKSKTSPYVLPVPFLNVLNGGSHAGGALALQEFMIAPTGAKTFAEALRIGSEVYHNLKKLAKQRYGSSAGNVGDEGGVAPNIQTAEEALDLIVDAIKAAGHDGKVQIGLDCASSEFYKDGKYDLDFKNPESDKSKWLTGVQLADMYHSLMKKYPIVSIEDPFAEDDWEAWSHFFKTAGIQIVADDLTVTNPARIATAIEKKAADALLLKVNQIGTLSESIKAAQDSFAAGWGVMVSHRSGETEDTFIADLVVGLRTGQIKTGAPARSERLAKLNQLLRIEEELGSNAVFAGANFHHGDKL; encoded by the coding sequence ATGGCTGTCTCTAAAGTTTACGCTAGATCCGTCTACGACTCCCGTGGTAACCCAACCGTCGAAGTCGAACTTACCACCGAAAAGGGTGTTTTCAGATCCATGGTCCCATCTGGTGCCTCCACCGGTGTCCACGAAGCCTTGGAAATGAGAGATGGTGACAAATCCAAGTGGTTAGGTCAAGGTGTCTTGCACGCTGTCAAGAACGTTAACGACGTCATTGCTCCAGCTTTCGTCAAGGCTAACTTAGACGTCAAGGACCAAAAGGCCGTCGATGactttttgctttctttggaCGGTACCGCCAACAAATCCAAGTTGGGTGCTAACGCTATCTTGGGTGTCTCCATGGCTGCCTCCAGAGCTGCTGCCGCTGAAAAGAACGTCCCATTGTACAAGCATTTGGCTGACTTGTCCAAGTCTAAGACTTCTCCATACGTTTTGCCAGTTCCATTCTTGAACGTTTTGAACGGTGGTTCCCACGCTGGTGGTGCTTTGGCTTTGCAAGAATTCATGATTGCTCCAACTGGTGCCAAGACCTTCGCTGAAGCTTTGAGAATCGGTTCCGAAGTTTACCAcaacttgaagaagttggCTAAGCAAAGATACGGTTCCTCCGCCGGTAACGTCGGTGACGAAGGTGGTGTTGCTCCAAACATCCAAACTGCTGAAGAAGCTTTGGACTTGATTGTTGACGCTATCAAGGCTGCTGGCCACGACGGTAAGGTCCAAATCGGTTTGGACTGTGCCTCCTCTGAATTCTACAAGGACGGTAAGTACGACTTGGACTTCAAGAACCCAGAATCCGACAAATCTAAGTGGTTGACTGGTGTTCAATTAGCTGACATGTACCACTccttgatgaagaagtacCCAATTGTCTCTATTGAAGATCCATTTGCCGAAGATGACTGGGAAGCTTGGTCCCACTTCTTCAAGACCGCTGGTATTCAAATTGTTGCTGATGACTTGACTGTCACCAACCCAGCTAGAATTGCCACCgctattgaaaagaaggccGCTGACgctttgttgttgaagGTTAACCAAATCGGTACCTTGTCTGAATCTATCAAGGCTGCTCAAGACTCTTTCGCCGCCGGCTGGGGTGTCATGGTTTCCCACAGATCTGGTGAAACTGAAGACACTTTCATTGCTGACTTGGTTGTCGGTTTGAGAACTGGTCAAATCAAGACCGGTGCTCCAGCTAGATCCGAAAGATTGGCTAAATTGAACCAATTGTTGAGaatcgaagaagaattagGTAGCAACGCTGTCTTCGCCGGTGCCAACTTCCACCACGGTGACAAATTATAA
- the COQ6 gene encoding putative N,N-dimethylaniline monooxygenase COQ6 codes for MLTRRVLARGLATAKSSTPKLTDVLIVGGGPAGLTLAASIKNSPQLKNLKTTLVDMVDLKDKLSSFYNSPPDYFTNRVVSVTPRSIQFLENNAGATLMHDRIQSYDGLYVTDGCSKATLDLARDSMLCMIEILNIQASLYNRISQYDSKKDMIDIIDNTKVVSIKHSDTNDPLSWPLVTLSNGEVYKTRLLVGADGFNSPTRRFSQIPSRGWMYNAYGVVASMKLEYPPFKLRGWQRFLPTGPIAHLPMPENNATLVWSSSERLSRLLLSLPAESFTALVNAAFVLEDADMNYYYRTLEEGSMDTDKMIDDIKSRTEEIYATLKDESEIEEIYPPRVVSILDKTRARFPLKLTHADRYCTDRVALVGDAAHTTHPLAGQGLNMGQTDVHGLVYALEQAMERGLDIGSSLSLEPFWAERYPSNNVLLGMADKLFKLYHTSFPPVVALRSFGLNLTDKLGPIKNVIIDTLGGNEK; via the coding sequence ATGCTTACTCGACGTGTTTTGGCGAGAGGCTTGGCGACAGCCAAGTCTTCAACTCCGAAGTTGACTGATGTGCTAATCGTTGGTGGTGGCCCAGCCGGTCTAACCTTGGCTGCCTCGATCAAAAACTCACCCCAGTTAAAAAATCTGAAAACGACCTTGGTTGATATGGTGGATTTGAAGGATAAGTTATCTAGTTTTTATAATTCACCCCCAGATTACTTTACGAACAGGGTCGTTAGTGTTACTCCTAGGTCTATCCAGTTCTTGGAGAACAACGCCGGGGCCACTTTGATGCACGATAGAATTCAAAGTTATGATGGGTTATATGTTACAGACGGTTGTTCTAAAGCTACTTTAGATCTGGCAAGAGATTCTATGCTTTGTATGATTGAAATCCTGAATATACAGGCCTCCTTGTACAACAGAATCTCTCAATACGATTCCAAGAAGGACATGATTGATATCATTGATAACACAAAAGTCGTAAGTATCAAGCACAGTGACACCAACGACCCATTGTCTTGGCCCCTGGTCACACTTTCTAATGGTGAAGTGTACAAAACAAGATTATTAGTAGGTGCGGACGGGTTCAACTCTCCCACAAGACGGTTTTCTCAAATCCCATCTAGAGGCTGGATGTACAACGCATACGGTGTTGTAGCAAGCATGAAGTTGGAATATCCTCCATTTAAATTAAGGGGTTGGCAAAGGTTTTTACCAACGGGCCCCATTGCACATTTGCCAATGCCTGAGAACAATGCCACTCTCGTTTGGAGTTCCTCTGAACGTCTATCGAGATTATTGTTATCGTTACCTGCAGAATCGTTTACCGCACTTGTCAACGCAGCCTTTGTTTTGGAAGACGCCGATAtgaattattattatcgtACGCTAGAAGAAGGTTCTATGGACACAGATAAAATGATTGATGATATTAAATCTAGAACAGAAGAAATATATGCAACGCTAAAGGATGAAtctgaaattgaagagattTACCCGCCAAGAGTGGTTAGTATATTAGATAAGACAAGAGCACGTTTCCCGTTGAAGTTAACGCATGCCGATCGTTATTGTACAGATAGAGTTGCCCTTGTTGGAGACGCTGCACACACAACACATCCTTTGGCTGGACAAGGACTAAATATGGGTCAGACAGACGTTCATGGTTTAGTGTATGCCTTGGAACAGGCGATGGAAAGAGGCTTAGACATTGGTTCTTCGTTGAGTTTAGAGCCATTTTGGGCAGAAAGATATCCGTCCAATAACGTTTTGTTAGGGATGGCGGACAAATTATTTAAATTATACCATACAAGTTTCCCACCTGTGGTAGCCCTGAGGTCATTTGGTTTGAATTTGACTGACAAGCTTGGCCCAATTAaaaatgttattattgacACGCTAGGTGGGAATGagaaatga
- the GND2 gene encoding phosphogluconate dehydrogenase (decarboxylating) GND2 — MSKAVGDLGLVGLAVMGQNLILNAADHGFTVVAYNRTQSKVDRFLANEAKGKSIIGATSIEDLVAKLKKPRKIMLLIKAGAPVDILIKELVPHLDKGDIIIDGGNSHFPDSNRRYEELTKQGILFVGSGVSGGEEGARFGPSLMPGGSKEAWPHIKTIFQSIAAKSDGEPCCEWVGPAGSGHYVKMVHNGIEYGDMQLICEAYDIMKRLGGFTDKEISEVFTKWNVGVLDSFLIEITRDILKFDDVDGKPLVEKIMDTAGQKGTGKWTAINALDLGMPVTLIGEAVFARCLSALKNERIRASKVLPGPQIPKDVVKDRQQFVDDLEQALYASKIISYAQGFMLIREAAVTYGWKLNNPAIALMWRGGCIIRSVFLAEITKAYRDDPDLENLLFNDFFASAATKAQSGWRRSIALAATYGIPTPAFSTALAFYDGYRSERLPANLLQAQRDYFGAHTFRVLPECASANLPVDRDIHINWTGHGGNISSSTYQA; from the coding sequence ATGTCAAAGGCAGTAGGTGATTTAGGTCTAGTTGGTTTGGCCGTGATGGGCCAAAACTTGATCTTAAACGCAGCGGACCATGGTTTTACCGTAGTTGCGTATAATAGAACACAATCGAAGGTAGATCGGTTTTTAGCTAACGAGGCAAAGGGAAAATCGATAATTGGTGCTACCTCAATTGAAGATCTGGTTGctaaattaaaaaaaccaagaaaaattatgCTCTTGATTAAAGCCGGTGCTCCGGTTGATATCTTAATAAAGGAGCTTGTACCCCATCTGGATAAGGGTGACATTATCATTGACGGTGGTAACTCCCATTTTCCAGACTCGAACAGGCGCTACGAAGAACTTACTAAGCAAGGTATCCTCTTTGTAGGTTCTGGTGTGTCTGGTGGTGAAGAAGGTGCCCGTTTTGGTCCCTCGTTAATGCCTGGTGGGTCCAAAGAAGCTTGGCCTCACATCAAGACCATCTTTCAGTCCATTGCTGCTAAGTCCGATGGCGAGCCATGCTGCGAATGGGTGGGACCTGCAGGGTCAGGCCACTACGTCAAGATGGTACATAACGGTATCGAGTATGGTGATATGCAGTTGATTTGTGAAGCCTACGATATCATGAAGAGACTGGGTGGATTCACCGATAAGGAAATCAGTGAAGTTTTCACCAAGTGGAACGTCGGTGTCCTTGACTCTTTCTTGATCGAAATCACCAGAGATATCTTGAAATTCGATGATGTGGACGGTAAGCCATTAGTGGAAAAAATCATGGATACTGCCGGCCAAAAAGGTACTGGTAAGTGGACTGCCATCAACGCCTTGGACTTGGGTATGCCAGTCACTTTGATCGGTGAAGCTGTCTTTGCTCGTTGTCTATCTGCTCTGAAGAATGAAAGAATTAGAGCCTCCAAAGTCTTGCCAGGCCCACAAATTCCAAAAGATGTGGTTAAGGACAGACAGCAATTTGTCGATGACTTGGAACAAGCTTTGTACGCATCCAAGATCATATCTTACGCCCAAGGTTTCATGTTGATCCGTGAAGCAGCTGTCACATACGGCTGGAAACTAAACAACCCTGCCATTGCTTTGATGTGGAGAGGCGGTTGTATCATCAGATCTGTCTTCTTGGCAGAAATCACTAAAGCTTATAGGGACGATCcagatttggaaaatttgttATTCAACGATTTCTTCGCCTCCGCGGCTACTAAGGCCCAATCTGGGTGGAGAAGGTCCATTGCCCTTGCCGCTACTTACGGTATCCCCACTCCAGCTTTCTCCACAGCATTAGCATTTTACGACGGCTATAGATCCGAGAGATTACCTGCTAATCTTCTGCAAGCTCAACGTGACTACTTTGGTGCACATACATTTAGGGTTTTGCCTGAATGTGCTTCTGCTAATTTACCGGTAGACAGGGACATTCATATCAATTGGACTGGACACGGTGGTAATATCTCTTCCTCCACCTACCAGGCCTAG
- the MTM1 gene encoding Mtm1p, which yields MSDHNSSSLTLKERMLSAGAGSVLTSLILTPMDVVRIRLQQQQMIPDCSCDGAPEITGTVERGSKLKTLTNVGGQNLNNGKIFWESACFQELNCKNSPLKFNGTLEAFAKIANVEGITSLWRGISLTLLMAIPANMVYFSGYEYIRDISPIATTYPTLNPLFCGAIARVFAATSIAPLELAKTKLQSIPRSSKSTKSWMMVKDLVSETREEMKMVGPSRALFKGLEITLWXDVPFSAIYWGSYELCKENLWLDANQYSRKDSNWIHFVNSFASGCVSGMIAAICTHPFDVGKTRWQISMMNNSDSNRVHRSKNMFKFLDTIRRREGFAALYTGLAARVIKIAPSCAIMISSYEISKNIFGNKLHQ from the coding sequence ATGAGTGATCACAATTCAAGTAGCCTAACCTTAAAAGAACGAATGTTAAGTGCTGGTGCTGGATCAGTACTTACctctttgattttgacaCCGATGGACGTCGTGAGAATACGAttgcaacagcaacagatGATTCCTGATTGTTCATGTGATGGGGCTCCCGAGATAACTGGTACTGTTGAGCGAGGATCGAAACTAAAGACTTTAACGAATGTYGGCGGACAGAACCTGAATAATGGAAAGATATTTTGGGAGAGTGCATGCTTTCAGGAATTGAACTGCAAGAACTCACCATTAAAGTTCAACGGCACTTTGGAAGCATTCGCGAAAATCGCCAACGTAGAAGGTATAACAAGTTTGTGGAGGGGTATCTCTTTAACTTTATTGATGGCCATTCCAGCGAATATGGTATACTTTAGCGGTTACGAATACATAAGGGATATTTCTCCTATAGCGACGACATATCCGACATTGAACCCTCTCTTTTGTGGGGCCATTGCAAGGGTTTTTGCAGCAACTAGTATAGCGCCCTTAGAGTTGGCGAAAACCAAATTACAAAGTATACCTAGATCTTCGAAGTCCACGAAGTCTTGGATGATGGTCAAAGATTTAGTAAGTGAAACgagagaagaaatgaaaatggtgGGTCCGTCTAGAgctcttttcaaaggttTAGAGATAACTTTGTGGCRAGACGTTCCATTTAGCGCAATATACTGGGGTTCGTACGAACTTTGTAAGGAGAACTTATGGCTAGATGCTAACCAGTATTCACGGAAAGATAGCAACTGGATTCATTTCGTAAACAGTTTTGCCAGTGGTTGCGTAAGCGGAATGATAGCTGCTATTTGCACCCATCCCTTCGATGTTGGTAAAACAAGATGGCAAATATCTATGATGAATAATAGTGATTCGAACAGAGTTCATAGATCCAAAAATATGTTCAAGTTTCTAGATACCATACGGCGTAGAGAAGGTTTCGCTGCTCTCTACACAGGCTTGGCTGCCAGAGTGATTAAGATAGCACCAAGTTGCGCTATTATGATATCCAGTTACGAGATCtccaaaaatatatttggTAATAAATTGCATCAATAA
- the RAD2 gene encoding ssDNA endodeoxyribonuclease RAD2, with amino-acid sequence MGVHSFWDIVGPSARPVRLESLEDKRMAVDASIWIYQFLKAVRDQEGNAVKNSHITGFFRRICKLLYFGIRPIFVFDGGVPVLKRETIRQRKERRQGKRDSAKSTARKLLAFQLQNASNDGAKKPVQHSSSGVQIFKPHDEWDLPDIPGFKYDKEDTRVDSTKTFEKLMNSIDNDGLEDIDLEAINPASAEFEELPKATQYLILSSLRLKSRLRMGYTKEQLETIFPNSMDFSKFQIDMVKRRNFFTQRLINTTGTQDGEASQPNGEVVNRISGQKDKEYKLTKTDTGWILGLGSSDGSEVQKAIVIDDKDSGALLQELNGSIGNGDVLQWDSSQEDTLKVLRDKPTDTTTTPQKKEDSRLEDDEDEFDEGEWEDVELKPKDVKPIEDFSIKAARLPYLDKFVYKAGSKSFLDKRHDQVSPTKNITATKINRINLENGEDEDEDDEDFLKQIEEIEVMEAMQRSKNEQKSKPKTADAERARSPIIQYGSLGVQPDRSQRDHVANLNNKSGSVIEKNSRATVSEFIPPSVPEDQEISLTEGEQNLNFISNKIPQFNFNNKNSLLFQNDTSNKKGELAHESKEKIPVPEIPSWFSSTTSQQPYNPYSTTNFVEDKNTTSERGAEDGATTDGKNYELLTGLNAAEMLENENNSTNARNNQKDTDLEVLSDKVFEDIPAEPPIETAVNDKEDANLESTSNEHREPLAFDYDFSEDEEDHIVENMRKEQEEFNTFRNTTLLSSDGRSVADNAFMEDQLFEQQMKDKRDSDEVTLDMIKEVQELLSRFGIPYVTAPMEAEAQCAELLQLKLVDGIITDDSDVFLFGGTKIYKNMFHEKNYVEFYDAESILKLLGLDRKNMIELAQLLGSDYTNGLKGMGPVSSIEVIAEFGNLENFKDWYNNGQFDKHKQETENKFEKDLRKKLVNNEVMLDDDFPSVMVYDAYMRPEVDHDTTPFVWGLPDLDMLRSFMNNQLGWPYEKSDEILIPLIRDVNNRKKKGKQKRINEFFPREYISDDKKLNTSKRVTTATGKLKKRKL; translated from the coding sequence ATGGGTGTTCATTCATTTTGGGATATTGTAGGCCCCTCGGCAAGGCCCGTAAGGTTGGAGTCCCTGGAGGACAAGAGGATGGCGGTGGATGCCTCCATCTGGATCTACCAGTTCTTGAAAGCTGTCCGTGATCAAGAGGGGAACGCTGTGAAAAACTCTCACATTACCGGGTTCTTTAGAAGAATTTGCAAGCTGCTGTACTTTGGAATCAGGcctatttttgtttttgatggTGGTGTGCCCgtattgaaaagagagactATACGGCaaagaaaggaaaggaGACAGGGAAAAAGGGACAGTGCAAAGTCCACCGCTAGGAAGCTGCTGGCTTTTCAATTGCAAAATGCCTCGAACGACGGTGCCAAGAAACCCGTTCAACATAGTAGCAGTGGTgtccaaattttcaagcCTCATGATGAATGGGACTTGCCCGACATACCGGGGTTTAAATACGATAAAGAAGATACGAGGGTGGATTCAACAAAGACTTTCGAGAAGCTGATGAATTCGATAGACAACGATGGATTGGAAGACATTGATTTGGAGGCAATAAACCCCGCGTCCGCCGAATTTGAAGAACTTCCCAAGGCCACCCAGTATTTGATATTATCGTCCTTGAGACTCAAATCGAGACTAAGAATGGGGTACACAAAAGAACAGTTGGAAACGATTTTCCCGAACAGTatggatttttcaaagttcCAAATAGATATGGTCAAAAGaaggaatttttttactcaAAGGCTTATCAATACCACGGGTACCCAAGATGGTGAAGCTTCTCAACCAAATGGCGAAGTGGTTAACAGAATATCTGGtcaaaaagacaaagagtACAAGTTGACTAAGACTGATACTGGATGGATACTTGGGCTGGGCTCAAGCGATGGTTCTGAAGTGCAAAAGGCAATCGTAATAGACGACAAAGATTCAGGTGCACTACTACAGGAGTTGAATGGTAGTATTGGAAACGGTGACGTACTTCAATGGGATAGTTCACAGGAGGATACGCTTAAAGTTTTGCGAGATAAACCTACTGACACAACGACAACACcgcaaaagaaagaggacAGTCGACTGGAggatgacgaagacgagTTTGACGAAGGTGAGTGGGAAGATGTGGAGCTTAAACCTAAGGATGTCAAACCAATAGAAGATTTTTCTATTAAAGCAGCAAGATTACCTTATTTGGACAAATTTGTGTATAAGGCGGGCAGTAAATCGTTTTTAGATAAAAGGCATGATCAGGTATCACCTACTAAAAACATCacagcaacaaaaattaacaggatcaatttggaaaacggcgaagatgaagatgaagatgatgaagatttCCTGAAGCAAATTGAGGAAATTGAAGTTATGGAAGCAATGCAACGCTCTAAGAACGAACAGAAATCCAAACCAAAAACTGCAGATGCCGAAAGGGCTCGTTCGCCTATAATACAGTATGGATCGCTTGGTGTACAACCAGATCGTTCGCAAAGAGACCATGTCGCcaatttgaataataaatcaGGCTCAgtcattgaaaagaacagCAGGGCAACTGTTAGTGAGTTCATACCGCCGTCCGTTCCTGAGGACCAAGAGATATCGTTAACAGAAGGAGAgcaaaatttgaatttcatTTCCAACAAGATACCGCAATTTAACTTTAACAACAAAAACTCTCTCCTATTCCAAAATGACACtagtaataaaaaaggCGAGCTTGCCCATGAGTCTAAGGAGAAGATTCCAGTTCCTGAAATTCCGAGCtggttttcttcaacaaccTCTCAACAACCATATAACCCTTATAGCACCACcaattttgttgaagacaAGAATACGACAAGTGAAAGGGGGGCTGAAGATGGAGCGACCACtgatggaaaaaattacGAACTTCTGACTGGTTTAAATGCAGCTGAAATgttagaaaatgaaaacaactCTACCAATGCGAGAAATAATCAAAAGGACACTGATCTGGAAGTATTATCAGATAAAGTGTTTGAGGACATTCCAGCGGAACCCCCAATTGAGACTGCGgtaaatgataaagaagacgCAAATTTAGAATCTACAAGCAATGAGCATAGGGAACCCCTTGCTTTTGATTATGATTTTTCCgaggacgaagaagatCATATAGTGGAGAACATGAGAAAGGAACAAGAGGAATTCAATACATTTAGGAATACGACATTGTTGTCTTCGGATGGAAGAAGCGTTGCCGATAATGCCTTTATGGAAGACCAACTATTTGAACAACAGATGAAGGATAAAAGGGATTCTGATGAAGTAACCTTGGATATGATCAAAGAAGTCCAAGAGTTACTCTCCAGATTTGGTATTCCATACGTCACTGCTCCcatggaagctgaagcaCAATGTGCAGAGTTATTGCAATTAAAGCTTGTTGATGGTATAATTACTGATGATAGTGACGTTTTCTTATTTGGCGGTACAAAAATTTATAAGAATATGTTTCATGAAAAGAACTATGTTGAGTTTTACGATGCGGAAtctattttgaaattgctgGGTTTGGATAGAAAGAACATGATTGAATTGGCGCAGCTTTTGGGGAGTGACTACACAAATGGATTGAAAGGTATGGGGCCTGTCTCGAGTATAGAAGTGATTGCGGAATTCGGCaacttggaaaattttaaagacTGGTACAACAATGGGCAATTTGACAAACACAAACAGGAAACGgaaaacaaatttgaaaaagactTGAGAAAGAAACTGGTAAACAATGAAGTTATGTTAGACGACGATTTTCCAAGTGTCATGGTTTATGACGCGTATATGAGGCCAGAAGTTGACCATGATACTACGCCGTTCGTTTGGGGGTTACCAGACCTGGATATGCTACGTTCATTCATGAATAATCAATTAGGCTGGCCATACGAAAAGTCCGATGAAATCCTTATTCCTCTGATAAGGGATGTTAATAATCGTAAAAAGAagggaaaacaaaaaagaatcaaCGAGTTTTTTCCAAGAGAATATATATCTGATGATAAGAAGCTGAATACGAGTAAAAGAGtaacaacagcaacaggtaaactgaaaaaaagaaagttgtga